In Desulforhopalus sp., a single window of DNA contains:
- a CDS encoding DNA polymerase III subunit delta — MTLIKRTELQEALKEKSPALASQLFLFFGERFLCREAADLLQAKLLAGAAGAVNAIDGDREDPGRTLSRLMNFSLLPGRQIFRVTDSRIFHSKTVVEEIWVKAVQAFQGGNSGQARNHLQSMAQAVGLQVEGQAAFSEIPQAEWQTLFGFTKPGDNLQWADQLLADGGDIKQAAAANIAERYIEAFEKGVPKQNVLILTAETVDKRQKLFTYLKKHGTVVDCSVAVGASAAAQTEQKEVLREMMQKTLTELGKKIEPRAVELFFERVGFHPVAVVVETEKLAHYISDRPMITAADVEEMVSRNREDALYELTDALGKRQADRLLTILSHLLEQGIHELAILSTLRNYLKKQLIFRSLQMREFPAWRSTMNARDFQNTYLPALKAEEDLADLLQGHPYALFMSFSKASEYSCAGLKRWMSMLLDAEFRLKGSPLPSRLVIEELLLAMAKGSPKVPGRGNSVVY, encoded by the coding sequence ATGACACTGATTAAAAGGACGGAACTGCAGGAGGCGCTGAAGGAGAAATCGCCCGCCCTTGCCTCGCAGCTTTTTCTGTTTTTCGGCGAACGGTTTCTCTGTCGCGAGGCGGCCGATCTTCTGCAGGCAAAGCTTCTCGCGGGAGCCGCCGGGGCGGTTAATGCCATCGACGGCGACCGGGAAGATCCGGGCCGGACGCTTTCCCGGCTGATGAATTTCAGCCTGTTGCCCGGCCGCCAGATCTTCCGAGTCACCGACAGTCGGATCTTCCACAGCAAGACGGTAGTGGAGGAGATTTGGGTAAAGGCGGTACAGGCCTTCCAGGGAGGCAACTCTGGCCAGGCGCGCAACCACCTGCAGAGCATGGCCCAGGCGGTTGGTCTGCAAGTCGAAGGGCAGGCGGCCTTTTCCGAGATCCCCCAGGCAGAGTGGCAAACGCTCTTCGGCTTTACCAAACCGGGTGACAACCTGCAGTGGGCCGACCAGCTCCTGGCCGACGGCGGCGACATCAAGCAGGCAGCCGCCGCCAATATCGCTGAACGCTATATCGAGGCCTTCGAAAAGGGCGTCCCGAAGCAAAACGTCCTCATCCTTACCGCCGAAACCGTTGATAAGCGCCAGAAATTGTTTACCTACCTGAAAAAACACGGCACCGTTGTCGACTGTTCGGTAGCCGTCGGTGCCAGTGCTGCAGCCCAGACCGAGCAAAAGGAAGTCCTCCGCGAGATGATGCAGAAGACCCTCACCGAGCTGGGAAAGAAGATCGAGCCCCGGGCAGTCGAGCTGTTTTTTGAGCGGGTCGGTTTCCATCCGGTGGCGGTGGTGGTGGAGACGGAGAAACTGGCCCACTACATCTCCGACCGGCCGATGATCACCGCCGCCGATGTCGAGGAGATGGTCAGTCGCAACCGGGAAGACGCCCTTTACGAGCTGACCGACGCCCTCGGCAAACGCCAGGCGGACCGGCTGCTCACCATCCTCTCCCACCTCCTCGAACAGGGAATCCATGAGCTGGCGATCCTCTCGACTCTGCGCAATTACCTAAAAAAGCAGCTCATCTTCCGCTCTCTGCAGATGCGTGAATTCCCCGCCTGGCGCAGCACTATGAACGCCCGGGACTTCCAGAACACCTATCTCCCGGCCCTGAAAGCGGAGGAGGACCTGGCCGACCTCCTGCAGGGCCACCCCTACGCCCTGTTCATGAGTTTCAGCAAGGCCTCCGAGTACTCCTGCGCCGGTCTCAAGCGGTGGATGTCGATGCTCCTCGACGCCGAGTTTCGCCTCAAGGGCTCGCCGTTGCCGTCGCGGCTTGTTATCGAGGAGCTCCTCCTGGCGATGGCAAAAGGTTCGCCCAAAGTACCCGGTAGAGGCAATTCTGTGGTATATTGA
- the map gene encoding type I methionyl aminopeptidase, whose translation MRRPTVVAGIVSPCRPVPLAIVRPEYAYTGVPAPYRLSCIKRSAEEIERMRKAGKVARQVLDTVLAAVRPGISTDELDGIAHQCAIDHDAYPSPLNYIGFPKSMCTSVNEVVVHGIPDSRVLVAGDIVNCDVTVFAHGMHADCSETVFAGAVDALGKKLVQVTWECLLLAIDQVRSGQYFNAIGRVIEDHARRNGFSVVREFTGHGIGENFHMAPYVAHFYEPENTMRMKEGMTFTIEPMLNFGTAECHVWPDTWTAVTADLARSAQFEHTLLVTKDGVEILTGGREPWFLKKQ comes from the coding sequence ATGAGAAGGCCCACCGTTGTCGCTGGTATCGTCAGCCCCTGCCGGCCAGTGCCGCTCGCCATTGTTCGGCCGGAATATGCCTATACCGGTGTTCCGGCACCCTACAGGCTTTCCTGTATCAAGCGATCAGCCGAGGAGATAGAGCGGATGCGCAAGGCCGGCAAGGTGGCACGGCAGGTGCTGGATACGGTGCTTGCCGCAGTCCGTCCGGGAATTTCCACCGACGAACTGGACGGCATCGCCCATCAGTGCGCCATCGACCATGATGCCTACCCAAGCCCCCTCAATTATATCGGCTTTCCCAAATCGATGTGCACCTCGGTAAACGAGGTGGTGGTCCACGGTATTCCCGACAGCCGGGTCCTGGTGGCGGGGGACATTGTCAACTGCGATGTCACCGTCTTCGCCCATGGCATGCACGCCGATTGTTCCGAGACGGTCTTTGCCGGTGCGGTCGACGCCTTGGGGAAAAAGCTGGTGCAGGTGACCTGGGAGTGTCTGCTGCTGGCGATAGATCAGGTCCGGTCGGGGCAATATTTCAACGCCATCGGCCGGGTTATCGAGGACCACGCCCGGCGAAACGGTTTCAGCGTCGTCCGCGAGTTTACCGGCCACGGTATTGGCGAAAACTTTCATATGGCCCCCTATGTCGCCCACTTCTATGAGCCGGAAAACACCATGCGCATGAAGGAAGGCATGACCTTCACCATCGAACCGATGCTTAATTTCGGTACCGCCGAATGCCATGTCTGGCCCGACACCTGGACGGCAGTCACCGCCGATCTGGCGCGCAGCGCCCAGTTCGAGCACACCCTCTTGGTAACCAAAGACGGCGTTGAAATTCTCACCGGCGGCCGCGAACCCTGGTTTTTGAAAAAACAATAA
- a CDS encoding multidrug effflux MFS transporter — protein MHRKKSQAGNVEFICLMAVLMSLVALAIDAVLPALTKIGESLGAESANSTQLIISVFFIGMSFGQMIYGPISDSFGRKKALYLGMFIFLLGSIVSLVATTFTAMLIGRACQGFGISSCRVIALAMIRDKFEGREMARIMSLIMAFFIMVPAIAPSLGQLVLFYADWRSIFLMVVIVAVVGFLGLFFRQPETLPIEKRRPFRPATIAAGIVETLKHPSSRSYTLASGMIFGAFLSYLSSAPQILQVQYGLGDAFSLYFGGLAMALGVSSFFTSKLVMRFGMEKLSFFALILLSLISALFSLYAWTVAGHPPLISFMAYLTLAFLCFGVLFGGFNTLAVQPLGHIAGVATSVISSVQTLLSVAVGGVIGQCYNGTVLPLVLGFFLCGLTSLGIVIYVRRFVAGGRP, from the coding sequence GTGCACCGAAAAAAATCCCAGGCCGGGAATGTAGAGTTTATCTGCCTTATGGCGGTGTTGATGTCCCTGGTGGCCTTAGCCATTGATGCGGTGCTGCCGGCTTTGACAAAGATCGGCGAGAGCCTGGGGGCGGAGAGTGCCAACAGCACCCAGCTCATTATCTCGGTCTTTTTTATCGGTATGTCTTTCGGTCAAATGATCTACGGTCCGATCTCCGATTCCTTTGGCCGCAAGAAAGCCTTGTATCTTGGTATGTTCATCTTTCTGCTCGGCAGTATCGTTTCTCTTGTTGCGACAACTTTTACCGCCATGCTGATCGGCAGGGCCTGCCAGGGCTTCGGCATTTCTTCCTGCCGGGTTATCGCCCTTGCCATGATCCGCGATAAATTTGAAGGTCGGGAAATGGCCCGGATCATGTCGCTGATCATGGCGTTCTTCATAATGGTGCCGGCCATTGCCCCCTCCCTGGGGCAACTCGTCCTTTTTTATGCCGACTGGCGGTCAATATTTTTGATGGTGGTGATTGTCGCTGTCGTTGGTTTTTTGGGGCTGTTTTTTCGGCAACCGGAGACCCTGCCCATAGAAAAGCGCCGGCCCTTCCGACCGGCGACCATTGCCGCCGGGATTGTTGAGACCTTGAAACATCCGTCGTCGCGATCCTATACCCTGGCCTCCGGGATGATCTTCGGAGCCTTTCTCAGCTATCTCAGCTCGGCGCCCCAGATTCTTCAGGTTCAGTATGGCCTGGGCGATGCATTTTCTTTATATTTCGGTGGATTGGCGATGGCACTCGGCGTTTCATCGTTTTTCACTTCAAAGCTGGTTATGCGATTCGGCATGGAAAAACTGAGTTTTTTCGCATTAATACTTCTTTCTCTGATTTCCGCGCTGTTTTCATTGTATGCATGGACTGTCGCCGGGCATCCGCCGCTTATCTCTTTCATGGCCTATCTGACTTTGGCGTTCTTGTGTTTCGGCGTGCTCTTCGGAGGATTTAATACCCTTGCCGTGCAGCCTTTGGGGCATATTGCCGGTGTTGCAACCTCGGTCATCAGTTCCGTGCAGACCCTACTGTCGGTGGCTGTCGGCGGGGTGATCGGGCAATGCTACAACGGCACGGTACTGCCCCTCGTCCTGGGATTTTTCCTGTGCGGGCTTACCTCGCTTGGTATCGTGATCTATGTGCGGAGATTTGTGGCAGGGGGCAGGCCGTAG
- a CDS encoding transposase: MARPPRITPTNVPVHIIQRGNNRQLCFAAEEDYEAYRGWLSEYAKKCMVDIHAWVLMSNHVHLLCTPRREGALSRMMQSLGRHYVRYFNHEYQRTGTLWEGRYKSCVIQEELYLLEVYRYIEFNPVRADMVAAPADYPWSSYQVNALGLSSGLCTPHPVYLALGVTAKERRKNYRALFDRRLEGDLLHEIRTNVNKGLAFGNDRFKEDIETLTGRRVTAKKRGRPVGWRKEE; encoded by the coding sequence ATGGCCCGACCACCAAGAATCACCCCGACCAATGTCCCGGTTCATATCATCCAGCGCGGTAATAATCGGCAGCTTTGCTTTGCGGCGGAGGAAGATTATGAGGCGTATCGCGGATGGCTCAGCGAGTATGCGAAAAAATGCATGGTAGATATCCACGCCTGGGTATTGATGTCCAACCATGTCCATCTGTTATGCACCCCTCGGCGGGAAGGTGCACTGAGCCGGATGATGCAGTCGCTGGGACGGCACTATGTGCGCTATTTCAACCACGAGTATCAGCGAACCGGGACACTGTGGGAAGGCCGCTATAAATCCTGTGTGATCCAGGAAGAACTCTACCTGCTGGAAGTGTACAGATACATAGAGTTCAATCCGGTCAGAGCCGATATGGTTGCGGCTCCCGCCGATTATCCCTGGTCGAGCTATCAAGTCAATGCATTGGGACTTAGCTCCGGATTATGCACGCCCCATCCGGTTTACCTGGCGCTGGGTGTCACCGCTAAGGAGCGGAGAAAAAATTATCGTGCCCTGTTTGATCGACGTCTTGAAGGCGATTTGCTCCATGAAATACGGACAAACGTCAACAAGGGCCTCGCTTTTGGCAACGATCGATTCAAAGAGGACATCGAGACCTTAACCGGCAGGCGGGTGACGGCAAAGAAACGTGGCCGGCCTGTTGGGTGGCGAAAGGAAGAATAA
- a CDS encoding IS30 family transposase: MSYTHLIQRERICLFYLLQLGLSLREIGRRLNRSHTTIAREIKRNKRVFGCYCDRAAHSYAHKRKSIPRHMRRKTNKQLYRYVIERLQFGWSPEIISQRIQRDFPHRKKKMRISHETIYQWIYQDAVHGGSLFCYLIRRHRKRKKQRGYGSLRGLIPNRVDISLRPEVVAKRSRYGDWEGDTMVGYRHRGRLVTHVERRSRYLLACKVKDGTASSFNDASLLLFHDIPREYCKTLTLDNGSENAKFSELEDKLSMQVYFAKPYASWERGTNENTNGLLRRFFPKGTDFLKVSDFKLAKVVKMLNHRPRKCLNYRTPYEVFNSVSGGALGI; encoded by the coding sequence ATGTCCTATACTCATCTTATCCAAAGGGAGAGAATATGTCTCTTCTATTTGTTGCAATTAGGTCTGTCTTTGAGAGAAATAGGCCGAAGATTGAACCGTTCTCACACCACCATCGCCAGAGAAATAAAACGCAACAAGCGGGTATTCGGCTGCTACTGCGATAGAGCCGCACACTCATATGCGCATAAGAGGAAATCAATTCCCCGGCACATGCGGCGCAAAACCAATAAACAACTCTACCGATATGTTATTGAGAGACTTCAGTTTGGCTGGTCTCCTGAAATCATTTCGCAAAGAATTCAGCGTGACTTTCCACACCGTAAAAAGAAGATGCGGATCAGCCACGAAACAATCTATCAGTGGATATACCAAGACGCTGTACATGGCGGCAGCCTTTTTTGCTACCTGATACGTAGACACAGAAAGCGCAAGAAACAAAGGGGTTACGGATCATTGAGAGGCCTCATTCCCAACCGGGTAGACATATCGCTTCGACCTGAGGTGGTCGCAAAACGCTCCCGATACGGGGATTGGGAAGGTGACACGATGGTTGGTTATCGTCATCGAGGCCGACTGGTTACCCATGTTGAACGCAGATCACGATACCTCCTCGCCTGTAAGGTAAAAGATGGCACCGCGTCTTCATTCAATGATGCAAGTCTCCTTCTTTTTCATGATATACCGAGAGAGTATTGCAAAACCCTCACGCTGGATAATGGCAGTGAAAATGCCAAGTTCAGTGAACTGGAAGACAAGTTGTCAATGCAGGTTTATTTTGCCAAGCCGTATGCAAGTTGGGAAAGGGGAACCAATGAAAACACCAACGGTTTGCTGAGACGATTTTTCCCAAAAGGGACTGACTTTCTGAAAGTATCTGACTTCAAGCTTGCAAAGGTGGTAAAAATGCTCAATCATAGACCACGAAAGTGCCTCAACTATCGCACTCCGTATGAGGTGTTCAACTCTGTTTCAGGTGGTGCACTTGGAATCTGA
- a CDS encoding aldo/keto reductase: MKIYSTDTIVPKRTFGDSGVKISKLCLGGGSFTGPDSQALLDEALKYGIDCWEIVSFISGNVYCEYFKKHPEIRDTIFLTGKVYSTDPAVMQEQLDKALQENGTTYIDFLAIHPVDSIKVLTDDVRKWVEKVKKEKKIRFFGFCTHKNMDICLSSAADLGWIDGVQTAYNYRLQSINSLEDALSKCHEKGIGIFAVKSMGLTVQQNEELQKLPLNEENSHTILAVHGMSFEQAKLQSIWQNTNLTSVCSLMSDSRILQSNAAAAMDERPLAAEIRKVLADYAESTGQYFCRRCGLCDAANAERIPIFNIMEMLMYSRGYGKMIQAFISKRFEQIPLEIRNKIPGADYSEAEKICPQKMPISQLMGEAYLALQMK; this comes from the coding sequence ATGAAGATATACAGCACCGACACTATTGTTCCTAAACGAACCTTCGGAGATAGCGGCGTCAAGATATCCAAACTCTGTCTTGGCGGCGGATCTTTTACAGGCCCTGACAGCCAGGCCTTACTGGATGAAGCCCTGAAGTATGGCATAGACTGCTGGGAGATCGTCTCCTTTATCAGCGGCAATGTGTATTGTGAATATTTTAAAAAACATCCGGAAATACGGGACACTATCTTTTTAACTGGGAAGGTTTATTCAACCGATCCGGCCGTCATGCAGGAACAACTGGACAAGGCGCTCCAAGAGAACGGAACCACGTATATAGATTTTTTGGCTATCCATCCGGTGGATAGTATCAAGGTGCTCACTGACGATGTACGGAAATGGGTTGAAAAGGTCAAAAAGGAAAAGAAGATTCGCTTTTTTGGATTCTGCACCCATAAAAACATGGACATCTGTTTGAGCAGTGCTGCCGATCTTGGCTGGATAGACGGGGTCCAAACTGCCTATAATTACCGGTTGCAGAGCATCAACAGCTTGGAGGATGCCTTATCCAAATGTCACGAAAAGGGTATCGGGATATTTGCCGTCAAGTCCATGGGGCTGACTGTTCAGCAGAATGAAGAATTGCAAAAGCTTCCGCTCAATGAAGAGAATTCGCATACCATTCTTGCTGTTCACGGCATGTCCTTTGAGCAGGCGAAATTGCAATCGATCTGGCAGAACACCAATCTCACCTCTGTCTGCTCCCTTATGTCCGACTCAAGAATATTACAATCAAATGCCGCAGCGGCGATGGACGAGCGCCCACTTGCCGCGGAAATTAGGAAGGTATTAGCTGACTACGCTGAAAGTACGGGACAGTATTTCTGTAGACGATGCGGTCTCTGCGATGCGGCGAATGCCGAAAGGATTCCCATCTTCAATATTATGGAAATGCTCATGTATTCAAGAGGGTACGGGAAGATGATACAGGCATTCATATCGAAAAGGTTTGAGCAGATTCCCCTAGAGATTCGCAACAAGATACCTGGCGCCGATTATTCAGAAGCTGAAAAAATATGCCCGCAGAAAATGCCGATATCACAACTCATGGGGGAAGCCTATTTAGCATTGCAGATGAAATGA
- a CDS encoding Swt1 family HEPN domain-containing protein yields the protein MYKELRDFMFRGLLFEAEASVFQKAGIKIGADQTETEERLLAEALAAFPVNLRNNALEMARLYAVLFSFENHVREFIRQTLSENEGVNWFEKLPQKVKQHAESRQQTAHQDSWLEGEKTDLLGFLDFGHLAQIILNKWEHFESIIPSQHWLKQRMDELEKSRNFIAHNRMLLPSEFQRMYMYIADWNRVVGL from the coding sequence ATGTACAAGGAACTAAGAGACTTCATGTTTAGGGGGCTTTTGTTTGAAGCTGAAGCATCTGTTTTTCAAAAAGCAGGAATCAAGATTGGGGCAGATCAAACCGAAACGGAAGAGCGTCTTTTGGCAGAAGCGTTGGCAGCATTCCCGGTTAACTTAAGAAACAACGCTCTTGAAATGGCGAGGCTTTATGCTGTTCTATTCTCTTTCGAGAATCATGTGCGTGAGTTTATAAGACAAACTTTATCTGAAAACGAAGGTGTAAATTGGTTTGAAAAATTGCCACAAAAAGTAAAACAACACGCTGAAAGTCGGCAGCAAACAGCCCATCAAGACTCATGGTTAGAAGGCGAAAAAACAGATCTTCTCGGATTTTTAGATTTCGGACATCTTGCTCAGATAATTTTAAACAAGTGGGAGCACTTCGAATCTATCATTCCTTCCCAGCACTGGCTTAAGCAGAGAATGGATGAGCTTGAAAAATCGCGTAATTTCATTGCCCATAATAGAATGTTATTGCCTAGCGAATTTCAACGAATGTACATGTATATAGCGGATTGGAACAGGGTTGTTGGCCTGTAA
- a CDS encoding DUF5343 domain-containing protein, whose product MALSNAYTEAYGKLGEFFSKLRDGQAPPQFTHQFLIDLGFKSNKQRAYIPLLKALGFLTPDGKPTARYKDYRDHSQSKRIMGEALKEAYADIFLIKEHPTSADQSAIEGKFKSYHNASDNVALNMRRTFFALLDLADLKVKFSAKKISESTETQEPSSVVTEAPASAPPVHIKTPGLHYNIQIHLPATKDIEVYNAIFKSLKEHLF is encoded by the coding sequence TTGGCCTTATCAAATGCATATACAGAAGCTTATGGTAAGCTTGGCGAGTTTTTTAGCAAGCTGAGAGATGGGCAGGCTCCGCCTCAGTTCACACATCAATTCTTAATTGACCTAGGTTTTAAGTCGAATAAACAGAGGGCATATATACCATTGCTAAAGGCTCTTGGATTTTTAACGCCAGACGGCAAACCCACTGCGCGTTACAAAGACTACCGCGATCATTCTCAATCCAAGCGAATTATGGGTGAAGCATTAAAGGAAGCATATGCAGATATTTTTCTAATAAAAGAACATCCGACATCAGCAGATCAATCTGCCATTGAAGGAAAGTTTAAGAGCTATCACAACGCAAGTGATAATGTTGCTTTGAATATGAGGCGCACATTTTTTGCTCTTCTGGATTTGGCAGATTTAAAGGTAAAATTTTCTGCAAAGAAAATCTCTGAGTCAACAGAAACTCAAGAACCATCGAGTGTGGTAACCGAGGCTCCTGCAAGTGCACCACCGGTTCACATTAAAACACCTGGGTTGCATTACAATATTCAAATACATTTGCCTGCAACAAAGGATATTGAAGTTTATAACGCAATATTCAAGTCACTGAAGGAGCATCTATTTTGA
- a CDS encoding 2-oxoacid:ferredoxin oxidoreductase subunit beta codes for MSTERPIFRHPKAAQNSAGYTRKDYEGAASTLCAGCGHDSATNAIIQACFEMAIEPHRVAKLSGIGCSSKTPAYFLGRSHGFNSVHGRMPSIATGANMANRDLLYIGISGDGDTASIGMGQFAHALRRNLNLNYICMNNGCYGLTKGQDSATADRGSASKKGAPNPYSAIDLCELAIELGASYVARGFSGDKQQLVPLIKGAFAHSGLAFIDVISPCVTFNNTATSTKSYEYVREHIESTGTFDFVPLQQEILTQYAEGTSQEVLMHDGSVLHLHKGDAGLDVTNRRKAVDNLEEHKAKGRLLTGLLYVNQDIMDTHEILNSTLRPLNTLTEADLCPGNAALEKIMAGLR; via the coding sequence ATGAGCACCGAGCGCCCGATTTTCCGCCACCCCAAGGCCGCCCAGAATTCCGCGGGCTACACCCGCAAGGATTACGAAGGAGCCGCTTCCACCCTGTGCGCCGGCTGCGGCCACGACTCGGCCACCAACGCCATCATCCAGGCCTGTTTTGAAATGGCCATCGAACCGCACCGGGTCGCCAAGCTGTCCGGCATCGGCTGCTCGTCGAAGACCCCGGCTTATTTCCTCGGCCGGTCGCACGGCTTTAATTCGGTGCACGGCCGCATGCCGTCGATTGCCACCGGAGCCAACATGGCCAACCGCGACCTGCTGTACATCGGCATCTCCGGCGACGGCGACACCGCCTCCATCGGCATGGGCCAGTTTGCCCACGCCCTCAGGCGCAACCTGAACCTCAACTATATCTGCATGAATAACGGCTGCTACGGTCTTACCAAGGGCCAGGACTCAGCCACCGCCGACCGCGGCTCGGCGAGCAAAAAAGGCGCCCCCAACCCCTACTCGGCCATCGACCTCTGCGAGCTGGCCATTGAGCTTGGCGCCTCCTACGTCGCCCGCGGCTTCTCCGGCGACAAGCAGCAGCTGGTGCCGCTGATCAAGGGCGCCTTCGCCCACAGTGGTCTGGCCTTTATCGATGTCATCTCGCCCTGCGTGACCTTTAACAACACCGCCACCTCGACCAAGAGCTACGAATACGTCCGCGAGCATATCGAATCGACGGGAACCTTTGACTTCGTGCCGCTGCAACAGGAAATCCTCACCCAGTACGCCGAGGGCACCAGCCAGGAGGTGCTCATGCACGACGGCAGCGTCCTCCATCTCCATAAAGGCGACGCCGGCCTCGATGTCACCAACAGACGCAAGGCGGTCGATAATCTTGAGGAGCATAAGGCCAAAGGACGCCTGCTCACCGGCCTGCTCTACGTTAACCAGGACATCATGGACACCCATGAAATCCTCAATTCAACGCTGCGGCCGCTGAATACCCTGACGGAGGCGGATCTTTGCCCGGGGAATGCGGCACTAGAGAAGATTATGGCGGGGCTGAGGTAG
- a CDS encoding 2-oxoacid:acceptor oxidoreductase subunit alpha, with translation MKIERTNDFVVRFANVNGSGSASANNLFAKAIFRLGVPVSPKNIFPSNIQGLPTWYEVRVSDKGYLARRGGFDFVVAVNGQTLVRDYRELAAGGYFLYDSTRELSADFDRTDITLIPIPLTDLCNTAFQNPKLRQLLKNIIYVGSLAYLIDLDFTVLTDAVQQQYKKNPKLAEPNIKALEIGHAYAREHHPEVCKLRVQKTDRLGDSILMDGNSAFGLGAVYAGATVAGWYPITPSTSVVEAFEKYTKMFRMEADTGRRKVAILQAEDELAALGIVIGASWNGARAFTATSGPGISLMAELLGLAYFAEIPAVICDVQRTGPSTGMPTRTQQSDLLASAYASHGDTKHVLLFPCNPKECFDFAADAFDLAERLQTPVIVMSDLDLGMNDHISPPLHWDDARRYDRGKVLTAEDLDARQEKWGRYLDVDGDGICYRTYPGAHPTKGAYFTRGTSHNEYSGYTEESPIYQANMERLLVKWQTARGLVPGPRIRTRHPESRLGAIFFGTTTDAAYEAIHSLGDQGIAINSLRLRAFPLTDEVLAFIHGHEQVFVIEQNRDGQLRTLLISEGDFTPQKLLSVLNFDGLPITASCIAGQIQSLLSQQQEPVSKDGGKA, from the coding sequence ATGAAAATCGAACGCACCAACGACTTCGTCGTCCGCTTTGCCAACGTCAACGGCTCGGGTTCTGCAAGCGCCAACAACCTCTTTGCCAAGGCCATCTTCCGGCTCGGCGTTCCGGTCAGCCCGAAAAACATCTTTCCATCAAATATCCAAGGCTTGCCGACCTGGTATGAGGTGCGGGTGAGCGACAAGGGCTATCTTGCCAGACGGGGCGGCTTTGATTTCGTCGTCGCCGTCAACGGCCAGACCCTCGTCCGCGACTACCGGGAACTCGCCGCCGGCGGCTATTTCCTCTACGACTCGACCCGGGAACTTTCCGCCGACTTTGACCGCACCGACATCACCCTTATCCCCATCCCGCTCACCGATCTCTGCAACACCGCCTTCCAGAACCCGAAACTGCGGCAGCTGCTGAAAAACATCATCTACGTCGGTTCGCTTGCCTACCTGATCGACCTCGATTTCACCGTCCTCACCGACGCCGTGCAGCAGCAGTATAAAAAGAACCCGAAGCTTGCCGAGCCGAACATCAAGGCCCTGGAGATCGGCCATGCCTACGCCCGCGAACATCACCCGGAGGTCTGCAAGCTGCGCGTGCAGAAGACCGACCGGCTGGGCGACTCCATCCTCATGGACGGCAATTCGGCCTTTGGCCTCGGCGCCGTCTATGCCGGGGCGACGGTTGCCGGCTGGTACCCGATCACCCCTTCCACCTCCGTCGTCGAGGCCTTTGAAAAGTACACCAAGATGTTCCGGATGGAGGCCGACACCGGCAGACGCAAGGTGGCGATCCTCCAGGCGGAAGACGAACTGGCCGCCCTTGGCATCGTTATCGGCGCCTCATGGAACGGCGCGCGGGCCTTTACCGCCACCTCTGGGCCGGGCATTTCGCTGATGGCCGAGCTGCTCGGCCTTGCCTACTTTGCCGAGATCCCGGCGGTAATCTGCGATGTGCAGCGCACCGGCCCGAGCACTGGCATGCCCACCCGCACCCAGCAGTCGGACCTTCTTGCCTCTGCCTACGCCTCGCACGGCGACACCAAGCACGTCCTGCTCTTCCCCTGTAACCCAAAGGAATGCTTTGATTTCGCGGCGGACGCCTTCGATCTCGCCGAGCGGCTGCAGACCCCGGTGATCGTCATGAGCGACCTTGACCTGGGGATGAACGACCACATCAGCCCGCCCTTGCATTGGGACGATGCCCGCCGCTATGACCGCGGCAAGGTGCTGACCGCCGAAGACCTCGACGCCCGCCAGGAAAAATGGGGCCGCTACCTTGATGTCGACGGTGACGGCATCTGCTACCGCACCTATCCCGGAGCCCACCCCACCAAGGGCGCCTACTTCACCCGCGGCACCTCGCACAACGAGTATTCGGGCTATACCGAAGAAAGCCCGATCTATCAGGCGAACATGGAGCGCCTGCTCGTTAAATGGCAGACCGCCCGCGGTTTGGTGCCAGGCCCGCGGATCCGGACGCGCCACCCGGAAAGCCGCCTCGGCGCCATCTTTTTCGGCACCACCACCGACGCCGCCTACGAGGCAATCCACAGCCTCGGCGACCAGGGCATAGCGATCAACTCCCTCAGGCTGCGCGCCTTTCCTCTGACTGATGAGGTACTTGCCTTCATCCATGGTCACGAGCAGGTTTTCGTCATCGAACAGAACCGCGACGGCCAGCTGCGCACCCTCTTGATCAGCGAGGGCGATTTCACGCCGCAGAAACTGCTGTCGGTCTTGAATTTTGACGGCCTGCCGATCACCGCCAGCTGCATCGCCGGACAAATTCAGTCCCTTCTTAGCCAACAACAGGAACCCGTCAGCAAAGATGGAGGTAAAGCATGA